Within the Oscillatoria sp. FACHB-1406 genome, the region GGGCAGAGGAACCCGCATTTCCTCATAAAGCAAGCGCATTTTTTCTAACCCATCCGGACTTGTAAACTGCGGATTCTTTGCCGCAATTCCATAGGTAATACAGCGCAAAAAATGCCAAAAATCTCGCCAGCAAGCCTCAGCCCGTTCTGGAGGGTAAAGATCGCCTTCCGGAGCCGTGATTTTCGGGAAGTTTTCTAAAACTGCCTGCCGCGCCGTACTGATTGCATCAGCCGCATTATCTCTCAAAAATCGGACGCTTTCTAAAGCTAAACTTGAATGAATTGAGAGGGTTTTTAATTTCGCTAAATCTTCGTCGGTTAAATAGCGCTTTTCATCATCCGCCCGACCAATAATTTCAATAATTTCAGGGTTATAATTTCCTTTCCAAGTTTGCACGTCTAAGGTGCGAGCTTCAGGAATTAATTCTTTCGCTCGTCTGCTAATCATAAGCTTTTTGCTTAATTAGTTTTACTGTCGATACTGCAAGTACCGTTCTAAATCGAACAAAAAACCGTGAATATATTCCTCGGTCCATTCTTCCCCATAAAACCGGGTAAACATTCCCCGGGCGGGGTCTTTTTCTGCTCGATACCTAATATAACGCAGTTGAGCAGCTTGAATGGCATCTAAGGCTTGTGGCTTGGTGACGGGTTCTGCGGCAGCGACGAAATCTAAATAAGCTTGTAAGTAGTCCTTAAACGCTTTGTAAACGTAGGTTTGGACGACGGCGGTTTCTTGGGGGCGAGTCCAGAGAAACGCGGGGGAAAAGAACGGTTTTGCTTCCTCCGGGAAATCGCCGCCCCAAGGAAGAAACTGCCGATAAGATTCAAAAATCGGTAGAATCGGGTTACTGTATTTCTCCTGATAAGCGGCATTGTGAAAGAGGGGCTGCATATCGAGAGCAATCAGGTGTCCGCCCGGGAGGGTGACGAGATCTGCCCCGAAAAAGGGCAATTCGTAGTTGAGTTGCGGGAAGATGACGAAATTGAGAACTTGCAGGGAATTTCCGCCTTGGACGTGGGCGGCGCGAATTTGCCTCAGTTTGGGCGATTGAAAGCCATAGCTGGTGGTGAGAACGGTTTCTTCTCGCTTGCCTTTTCCGATGGTTGCTTCTTTGCGATCGAACCCTTCTGGGATGGGGTAAGGTTCGAGAGGGAGGCACTCTTTGAGTAAGGCGAGGGCTGTTTCTAAAAAGGGTTGGTAGAGCGACATTATTTAGCTCGGAACGGCAAGGGGAACGGCATCTTCAAATAAAAATTCATGCAGGAATTTTTCAGACCATTCATGACCGAAATAGCTGCTAAATAATCCAGATGCGGGGTCGCGTTCGGCGCTGTATTGGTCGTAGTCTTTCTGCGCTTTGGCAACTCGCGCGATCGCGTCCGGTTGAGTTAGGGGTTCGGCTCGTTCGAGCAGTTGCCAGTAGAGTTGAATGTATTCTTTATAAGCCGGAAGTAGTCGGTTAACGACGGTATCGGAATCTGTTTTTGCAAACAGCAGATAAGGGGAAAAGTATTGATTTGCATCGTAGAACTTCATGGGTAAGTCTTGGGCGAGTTCGCTGTATTTATCGCGCAAGCTTCGCATCGGTTCGATGTATTTTTTGAGGTAAGCTTCGTCCCGAAATAGGGGTTGAAAATCTAAAACAACTAAAATTTTCTTTTTGCCGAATGCTAAAAAGTCAATTCCCAATAAGGGCAGGTCGTACTGATGGCTGGGATAAAGAACGCTGTTAAAAATTTGGGCGGTTTCGCCAGCGTTGATGTAGGTGTAGCGAATTTTGCGGAGTTGAGGGCATTGATAGCACCAGCTTTCAATCATGGCTGGATTTTTGCCCCGCTGACTGACTTGATATTCCAATTCTGGGAGAATCGGGCGACCCCGTAACTCGAAGCGACGGAACAGTTCTTGTTCGAGGTGGTGTAGAAAAGGCTGAAACATAGGCTTTTCGGGGAAGATGGGGTCTTAATGGGGGAGCATAAGGGAAAGTTTTTGCGGCTGTCTCGTTTCTCATTTAGAACGAAATAATTCGTAATAATTAAGGGTTGGAAGGCGAGCAATTTGTAGCGGAGGAGTCAGAATGCTCGTTTTTTCGTAGCTATGAGCCTTCCGAGCCGAGCGTCAAGGGCAAAATATTAAGAAATGTAACTTTCTTTTTCACAAAAGGGACGAAATGAAGCGTTCCTTCCTATCTTTTGTAAGAACGGTTCGGTTGGACGCAGAGAGGCGCGACCGACCCGATAACAAGACCCTTTTGTCGTAATCAATTTAGTTTAAGGAGAGCTCGATGCTTGACGCTTTTTCCAGATCGGTCGTTAGTGCCGACAGCAAAACCGCAGCAATCGGTGGAGATGAGTTAGCAAAACTGCGCGAATTCATCAATTCTGGCAACCGTCGCTTAGATGCAGTCAACGCGATCGCGAGCAATGCAAGCTGCATGGTTTCCGATGCTGTCGCTGGGATGATTTGCGAAAATACCGGACTGATTCAAGCGGGCGGCAACTGCTACCCCAACCGTCGCATGGCTGCTTGCTTGCGCGATGCAGAAATCATCCTGCGCTACGTTACCTACGCTCTGATGGCTGGAGATGCTTCGGTTCTCGAAGATCGTTGCTTGAATGGCCTTAAAGAAACCTATACCGCTCTGGGCGTTCCCCTTCAATCTACCGCTCGCGCTGTCGCGATTATGAAAGCTCAAGCTTCCGCTCACATCAAGGATACTCCGAGCGAAGAGTTTGCAGGCGATAAACTCCGCTTCATGGGAAGCCCGGTTGTTGAAGATCGTTGCGCTAGCTTAGTGGCAGAAGCCGGTAGCTATTTCGATCGCGTGATTGCAGCCCTCAGCTAAGGGATGCGAGGGTTCTAACCCAAGCTGTTTCGGGTTTTGCCAATGCGGTTAAACCCCCCAAAATCTAAGTTCAATCCAGTCAAGTCTGAAAGAATAATAAAAGATATGAAATCAGTTGTTACCACCGCGATCGCTGCTGCCGACGCTGCCGGACGTTTCCCCAGCACCTCCGATCTCGAATCCGTACAAGGTTCCATCCAACGCGCGACGGCTCGTTTAGAAGCGGCTGAAAAGCTGGCTGGCAACCTCGACAACGTTGCTAAAGAAGCTTACGATGCTTGCATCAAAAAATACCCCTACCTGAACGATAAGGGTCAAGCAAACTCCACCGATACTTTCAAAGAAAAGTGCCTTCGCGATATCAAGCACTATATGCGCTTGATCAACTATTGCTTAGTCGTCGGCGGAACGGGTCCTCTCGATGAGTGGGGAATTGCCGGACAACGCGAAGTTTATCGCGCTCTGGGACTGCCCACCGCTCCTTACGTCGAAGCCCTCAGCTTCGCTCGCACTCGCGGTTGCGCTCCTCGCGATATGTCAACTCAAGCTTTAACCGAATACAACGCTCTGCTCGACTATGTAATCAACTCTTTGTCCTAGGATACGCGTTGATTCCATTGTCAGGATAAAAGGTTAAAATTAGAGGACTCTCAATTGCAATGCAAAGAGCGAGAGTCCTTTTTTTTAATGAATAATGGATAATGGATAATGAATAATGGATCGTTGCCAATTCTAACTTCATAACTCACGTCTGATGTGAATTATCCAAAAGCATTAACTGCCCTCACCCCCAGCCCCTCTCCCAACTCTGGGAGAGGGGAGAAAGAACAGTAAAATGGGATTTTCGGCTTCTAATGCACATTAGGCGTAACTCATAACTCATAATTAAAATGACACAATCTGCTTTATTAGAACAATTAAAACATCCCAATCCGCATTTGCGCGATCGCGCGACGTTGGAATTGGTTGAAACTCGCGATGAAACCACCATTCCCAACTTAATGGCAGTTTTGGATGAGGAAGATACAACCTATCGACGCGCCGCCGTGAAAACTTTGGGCGCAATTGGAGTGGATACGGTTCCTTTTCTGGTTAAAGCATTGCTCGATAGCGAGAATGGAACGGTGCGGGGTAGTGCGGCGAAAGCGTTGGCGCAAGTTGCCGTGTATTATCCTAAAGTCCCTTTCCCAACCGAGGGAATTGAAGGACTGAAAACCGCGCTAAACGACCCCAATCCGGTGGTTCATATTGCTTCGGCGATGGCTTTGGGGGTTGTTGGTTTGCCGGGATTGGAGAGTTTGCTCGAGGTATTGGAGAAAACGGATAATTTGGGCTTAGCGGTGGCAATTGTGAATGCGATTAGTTCAATTAAGAGCGATCGCTCGCGGGAGGTTTTAACCAAGTTAGTCAACGATGAGTCTGCCGATAGTTACGTGCGAGAAATGGCGAATAGCGCGCTTTCGCGATTGGATTTTGTAAAATCTAGTTTAACGGTGAATTCGTTGGAGAGTTAGAGCGTAGATTGAAAAGGTTAAAAAGCTCATCTTGCCCAAAACTAAACTTCAAGAATTCCGATCGCTCTTATCGAGAATCTCACAATCACCTTATACCAATTCTCATTGATTTTGCACGAATCCCTAAGAGGGCATAACGGTGTTCATTAGTGTCAACTTAACGTGAAACCCCCCTCAGAAAGTTGAATCGCCCTCACCCCCAGCCCCTCTCCCAACTCTGGGAGAGGGGAGCAAGAGAGAATTCTTCTCCCCCCTCGCCCAAAATTGGGAGAGGGGGGTTGGGGGGGTGAGGGCCAGGATGACGCTATAACAACCACTTGTGCTTAAGTTGACACCCATGAACGGTGTTATACCCCTACAGCGACAAATTTAGTGCAAAACTTGTAGGAAATGGTATTACACACAACCGTTGCGAAATGCTTGAATGGCTTCTAAACGAGATGTTTGCGCCATTAACACGCAGCGAGTTAGTAATTCAATATCGAGGGTAGAGAGTTCGGGAAGTTGGCTGCGAGCTATTTTCCGATAATCGGTATCGTAGAGATGATAAAGTCTCAAAAGACCATCTTGCCAAAACCAAACTTCGGGAACTTC harbors:
- a CDS encoding phycobilisome protein, encoding MISRRAKELIPEARTLDVQTWKGNYNPEIIEIIGRADDEKRYLTDEDLAKLKTLSIHSSLALESVRFLRDNAADAISTARQAVLENFPKITAPEGDLYPPERAEACWRDFWHFLRCITYGIAAKNPQFTSPDGLEKMRLLYEEMRVPLPAMLCGLKRLKSAALDALPAEQKNIGEPYFDHLIEQMAEFIKNG
- a CDS encoding phycoerythrobilin:ferredoxin oxidoreductase — its product is MSLYQPFLETALALLKECLPLEPYPIPEGFDRKEATIGKGKREETVLTTSYGFQSPKLRQIRAAHVQGGNSLQVLNFVIFPQLNYELPFFGADLVTLPGGHLIALDMQPLFHNAAYQEKYSNPILPIFESYRQFLPWGGDFPEEAKPFFSPAFLWTRPQETAVVQTYVYKAFKDYLQAYLDFVAAAEPVTKPQALDAIQAAQLRYIRYRAEKDPARGMFTRFYGEEWTEEYIHGFLFDLERYLQYRQ
- a CDS encoding 15,16-dihydrobiliverdin:ferredoxin oxidoreductase, which encodes MFQPFLHHLEQELFRRFELRGRPILPELEYQVSQRGKNPAMIESWCYQCPQLRKIRYTYINAGETAQIFNSVLYPSHQYDLPLLGIDFLAFGKKKILVVLDFQPLFRDEAYLKKYIEPMRSLRDKYSELAQDLPMKFYDANQYFSPYLLFAKTDSDTVVNRLLPAYKEYIQLYWQLLERAEPLTQPDAIARVAKAQKDYDQYSAERDPASGLFSSYFGHEWSEKFLHEFLFEDAVPLAVPS
- the cpeB gene encoding C-phycoerythrin subunit beta produces the protein MLDAFSRSVVSADSKTAAIGGDELAKLREFINSGNRRLDAVNAIASNASCMVSDAVAGMICENTGLIQAGGNCYPNRRMAACLRDAEIILRYVTYALMAGDASVLEDRCLNGLKETYTALGVPLQSTARAVAIMKAQASAHIKDTPSEEFAGDKLRFMGSPVVEDRCASLVAEAGSYFDRVIAALS
- a CDS encoding bleomycin hydrolase is translated as MKSVVTTAIAAADAAGRFPSTSDLESVQGSIQRATARLEAAEKLAGNLDNVAKEAYDACIKKYPYLNDKGQANSTDTFKEKCLRDIKHYMRLINYCLVVGGTGPLDEWGIAGQREVYRALGLPTAPYVEALSFARTRGCAPRDMSTQALTEYNALLDYVINSLS
- a CDS encoding HEAT repeat domain-containing protein; this encodes MTQSALLEQLKHPNPHLRDRATLELVETRDETTIPNLMAVLDEEDTTYRRAAVKTLGAIGVDTVPFLVKALLDSENGTVRGSAAKALAQVAVYYPKVPFPTEGIEGLKTALNDPNPVVHIASAMALGVVGLPGLESLLEVLEKTDNLGLAVAIVNAISSIKSDRSREVLTKLVNDESADSYVREMANSALSRLDFVKSSLTVNSLES